The Aureitalea marina genome includes a window with the following:
- a CDS encoding glycoside hydrolase family 65 protein codes for MHQEYIIPDPWSIVEQGFDPEMVKSSESLFSIGNGAMGQRANFEESYSGPSFQGSYVAGVYYPDKTRVGWWKNGYPEYFAKVLNAPNWIGIDIKLDGENLDLHHCQKVDDFRRELNMKEGWYRRSFTATLANGLEIAFQSTRVLSLEWDELGMIDLKITPLNRDAEVVFTPYLDGGITNEDSNWDDKFWEIHGISSQGNRAFVHSMTNKTEFHVCTYMGNRITLDGEVQQMEAMTDEQPLSIRQSYTVKASKGQVAGIEKYAGYTVSTNHQVDQLISAANAAIDQGMETGVKGIMNSQAAQWKDVWEMADIVIEGDVKAQQGIRFNIFQLNQTYLGRDARLNIGPKGFTGEKYGGSTYWDTEAYCIPFYMATKNQEVARNLLTYRYNHLDRAIENAGKLGFTNGAALYPMVTMNGEECHNEWEITFEEIHRNGAIAFAIYNYTRYTNDHSYIPEKGLEVLIGIARFWAQRATFSTDKQQYVILGVTGPNEYENNVNNNWYTNFTARWCMTYAAEQVASVQVNHPEDYNRIISKTGLSEDELQNWKEISEKMYFPHSEEHGVYLQQDGFLDKELITVADLGKENRPINQKWSWDRILRSPYIKQADVLQGFYFFEDHFSEEDLKVHFDFYEPFTVHESSLSPCVHSIQAAKLGRMEQAYTFYLRTSRLDLDDYNKEVEEGCHITSMAGTWMSIVEGFGGMRVKDGTLSFEPQIPNQWEAYTFKVNFRGQILTVRVDHQGASYQVNKGDGLTIINKGEALTVEPSR; via the coding sequence ATGCATCAGGAATACATTATACCAGACCCCTGGTCAATTGTCGAACAAGGATTTGACCCGGAAATGGTCAAGTCGTCAGAGAGTCTGTTCAGTATTGGGAACGGAGCCATGGGGCAACGGGCCAATTTTGAGGAAAGTTACAGCGGGCCTAGTTTTCAAGGCAGCTATGTTGCCGGGGTTTATTATCCGGATAAGACCCGTGTAGGCTGGTGGAAGAATGGCTACCCGGAATACTTCGCCAAGGTGCTCAACGCGCCTAACTGGATAGGGATCGACATCAAATTGGATGGGGAGAACCTGGATCTTCACCATTGCCAGAAAGTCGATGACTTTCGGCGCGAACTCAACATGAAAGAAGGTTGGTACCGGCGATCCTTTACAGCAACCTTAGCAAACGGATTGGAGATCGCTTTCCAATCTACTCGTGTGCTATCCTTAGAATGGGATGAATTGGGAATGATCGATCTGAAGATCACTCCACTCAACAGAGACGCTGAGGTAGTGTTTACTCCCTACCTGGATGGCGGCATTACTAACGAAGATTCTAACTGGGACGATAAATTCTGGGAGATCCACGGAATTTCCAGCCAAGGGAACAGGGCCTTCGTGCACTCCATGACGAACAAGACCGAGTTTCATGTCTGTACTTACATGGGTAACCGAATCACACTTGATGGTGAGGTGCAGCAGATGGAAGCTATGACGGATGAGCAACCTTTGTCTATCAGACAGTCCTATACCGTGAAGGCCTCAAAAGGTCAAGTAGCTGGAATTGAGAAGTATGCTGGATATACTGTTTCAACGAATCACCAGGTAGACCAATTGATCTCGGCAGCCAATGCTGCAATCGATCAAGGTATGGAAACTGGCGTGAAGGGTATCATGAACTCCCAGGCCGCACAATGGAAAGATGTGTGGGAAATGGCGGATATTGTGATCGAAGGGGATGTTAAGGCCCAGCAAGGGATTCGCTTCAACATTTTCCAGCTGAATCAAACCTATTTGGGAAGGGATGCCAGGCTCAACATTGGCCCTAAAGGATTTACAGGAGAGAAATACGGAGGAAGTACCTATTGGGATACTGAGGCCTATTGTATTCCCTTTTATATGGCAACCAAGAATCAGGAGGTGGCCAGGAACCTGTTGACCTATCGATACAACCATTTGGATAGAGCGATTGAGAATGCCGGTAAGCTCGGTTTTACGAATGGTGCGGCTCTTTATCCCATGGTGACCATGAATGGGGAGGAATGTCACAACGAATGGGAGATCACCTTCGAGGAGATTCACAGGAATGGGGCCATAGCCTTTGCCATTTACAATTATACACGATATACCAACGATCACTCTTACATCCCGGAGAAGGGATTGGAAGTACTGATTGGTATTGCGCGGTTTTGGGCGCAGCGTGCCACTTTTTCCACAGACAAGCAGCAGTACGTCATCTTAGGAGTTACCGGTCCTAACGAGTACGAAAATAACGTAAACAACAACTGGTATACCAACTTCACGGCGCGTTGGTGTATGACCTATGCGGCGGAACAGGTGGCTTCGGTCCAGGTTAATCACCCGGAAGACTACAACCGGATAATTTCCAAGACGGGATTGAGTGAAGACGAACTCCAAAATTGGAAAGAGATCTCTGAGAAAATGTATTTCCCGCATTCAGAGGAGCATGGGGTTTACTTGCAGCAAGATGGATTCCTGGACAAGGAATTGATCACGGTAGCGGATCTCGGAAAAGAGAACAGACCGATTAACCAGAAGTGGTCCTGGGACCGTATACTGCGGTCGCCATATATCAAGCAGGCCGATGTTCTTCAGGGGTTCTATTTCTTCGAAGATCATTTCTCTGAAGAAGACTTGAAAGTACATTTTGATTTTTACGAGCCATTTACGGTTCACGAATCTTCTTTGTCGCCCTGTGTCCACAGTATACAGGCTGCCAAATTAGGCAGGATGGAGCAGGCCTATACATTCTATCTAAGGACATCTCGACTAGATCTGGACGATTATAACAAAGAGGTAGAAGAAGGATGCCACATTACCAGTATGGCAGGAACCTGGATGAGTATAGTAGAAGGTTTTGGCGGCATGCGAGTGAAGGATGGTACACTTTCTTTTGAACCCCAGATCCCAAACCAATGGGAGGCTTATACATTCAAAGTGAATTTCCGTGGGCAGATCCTCACTGTAAGAGTAGATCACCAAGGAGCGTCATATCAAGTAAATAAAGGTGATGGTCTGACCATCATCAACAAGGGAGAGGCCTTAACCGTAGAGCCTTCCCGCTAG
- a CDS encoding alpha-amylase family glycosyl hydrolase — MKKQLLSFIILCSVVLFGCAEKKDEPTQETALADTVQEIPFDWNAANVYFLLTDRFNNADPANDVNYGRNQTSGVLRGFEGGDLKGVTAKIKEGYFDDLGINAIWMTPVVEQIHSGTDEGTGYSYPFHGYWTSDWTTLDPNFGTEDDLADLVKTAHEHGIRILLDAVINHTGPVTDSDPVWPEEWVRTSPKCTYESYETAITCTLVENLPDIKTESDAEVELPPQLAEKWKAEGRYEQEMQELDEFFARTGYPRAARFYIMKWLTDYITDYGIDGYRVDTVRHVEEYTWQEFRDQCDFAFAQWKANNPEAVMDDNGFYLVGEVYGYGIGTGRYFDFGDKQVDYFDDMFDALINFDLKNTDTELGYEQLFSRYDSILNSSLAGFGTLSYMTSHDDSSPFDKSREKTYQTATLLQLAPGAAQVYYGDESARSLIIEGTEGDATLRSFMNWEDITDNAETQELMKHWQRLGQFRHDHPAVGAGRHRVISENPYLFSRTYTTDRYSEEVVVGLDLEAGSKTLDVSTVFQNGDQLTDRYSDQQLTVTDGKVVFDSPYDIVLLEKN; from the coding sequence ATGAAAAAACAGCTATTATCATTCATAATCTTATGCTCAGTAGTTCTTTTTGGTTGTGCCGAAAAGAAGGATGAGCCAACACAAGAAACAGCATTGGCCGATACTGTCCAGGAAATTCCTTTCGACTGGAATGCTGCCAATGTCTATTTTTTATTGACGGATCGTTTCAACAATGCAGATCCTGCCAATGATGTCAATTATGGGCGAAACCAGACCTCGGGTGTTCTCCGGGGTTTTGAAGGAGGAGACCTGAAGGGGGTTACGGCCAAGATCAAAGAAGGCTATTTCGATGACTTGGGGATCAATGCCATTTGGATGACACCTGTTGTGGAACAGATTCACAGCGGTACAGACGAAGGAACTGGCTACAGTTATCCTTTTCACGGTTATTGGACTTCAGATTGGACCACCTTGGACCCCAATTTTGGAACCGAGGACGACTTGGCGGACCTGGTCAAAACGGCCCACGAACACGGTATCCGCATACTGCTTGATGCTGTGATCAATCATACGGGGCCGGTCACCGATTCAGATCCGGTGTGGCCAGAGGAATGGGTGAGAACCTCCCCCAAATGTACCTATGAATCTTATGAAACTGCTATTACATGTACCCTGGTAGAGAATCTGCCGGACATCAAGACAGAGAGCGATGCCGAAGTTGAGCTCCCGCCACAATTGGCCGAGAAATGGAAGGCCGAGGGCCGATATGAGCAGGAGATGCAGGAACTGGACGAATTCTTTGCCCGTACTGGCTATCCTAGGGCTGCCAGATTCTATATCATGAAATGGTTGACCGATTATATCACAGATTACGGGATTGATGGGTATAGAGTAGATACGGTCAGGCATGTGGAAGAATACACCTGGCAAGAGTTCCGGGATCAATGTGATTTTGCATTTGCCCAATGGAAGGCCAACAATCCTGAGGCGGTCATGGACGATAATGGTTTTTACCTGGTAGGAGAGGTCTATGGATATGGAATAGGAACAGGGCGCTATTTCGATTTTGGGGACAAACAGGTGGACTATTTTGATGATATGTTCGATGCCCTGATCAACTTCGATCTAAAGAACACTGATACTGAATTAGGTTACGAACAACTATTCAGTCGCTATGATAGTATACTCAATAGCAGTCTGGCTGGTTTTGGCACTCTCAGTTATATGACTTCTCACGATGATTCCTCTCCCTTTGACAAGAGCAGGGAAAAAACCTATCAAACTGCAACTTTGTTGCAGTTGGCTCCGGGTGCTGCCCAGGTATATTATGGCGACGAGTCTGCCAGATCGCTTATTATCGAAGGAACCGAAGGCGATGCAACACTGCGCTCATTCATGAACTGGGAAGATATTACCGACAATGCCGAAACCCAAGAGTTGATGAAACATTGGCAGCGATTGGGGCAGTTTCGCCATGATCATCCAGCGGTGGGTGCCGGGCGACACCGTGTTATCTCTGAGAACCCGTATCTGTTTAGCCGGACCTATACCACCGATAGGTATAGCGAAGAGGTAGTAGTTGGACTCGATCTGGAGGCAGGAAGCAAGACCTTGGATGTTTCTACGGTATTCCAGAACGGAGATCAGTTGACAGATCGGTATTCCGATCAGCAACTCACGGTTACCGATGGTAAGGTGGTCTTCGATTCGCCTTATGATATTGTGCTGCTGGAGAAAAATTGA
- a CDS encoding alpha-amylase family glycosyl hydrolase has product MNKKINTYWVLLLGCLLLTGCQSNKKEKEHSTMETQELATALAPMSAEVMESAIIYEANIRQYSAEGTFEAFTRDIPQLKELGVNIIWLMPVYPISEIRRKATGDLMVEDIEDPEERKKYLGSYYAISDYTAINPEFGTLEDFRKLVATAHENGMYVILDWVANHTGWDHVWITEHPDYYTKNADGEITDPLQGDGTPWGWSDVADLNYDNAEMREAMIQSMMYWLKEEGIDGFRCDVAATVPTWFWKEAIGRLRAEKPIFMLAEAWEPELMEGDLFDMGYGWDGHHLMNDIAKEHKNAWDWNNYMNDRFVKYGDDDILMNFLTNHDENSWNGTISERMGNNRETFLALAYSMPGMPLIYSGQEYDLDHRLKFFEKDSIPKTKGKMWPLMAKLAKLKQTEKALDGGKQRAGYQRVDTSEGDHILAFRRTQDEAELIYVANMRSEATNFTLDLNGNYTDYMSGESLTIQPGSQLEFGPWEYKILRRSN; this is encoded by the coding sequence ATGAACAAGAAAATTAACACCTATTGGGTCTTGTTGCTCGGTTGTCTTTTGTTGACCGGTTGTCAATCCAATAAAAAAGAAAAAGAACATTCGACTATGGAAACCCAAGAATTAGCAACTGCTTTGGCACCCATGAGTGCTGAGGTCATGGAGAGTGCCATCATTTACGAGGCAAATATCCGTCAATATTCTGCAGAAGGGACATTTGAGGCCTTTACCAGGGATATACCCCAATTGAAGGAATTAGGTGTCAATATTATCTGGTTGATGCCGGTTTATCCCATCAGCGAGATCCGGCGAAAGGCTACAGGAGACCTGATGGTCGAGGATATCGAGGACCCGGAAGAGCGCAAAAAGTATTTGGGCAGTTATTATGCCATTTCAGACTACACGGCCATCAACCCGGAGTTTGGAACCTTGGAAGATTTCCGGAAATTGGTTGCGACTGCCCATGAGAATGGTATGTATGTGATCCTGGATTGGGTGGCTAACCACACCGGTTGGGATCATGTCTGGATCACGGAGCATCCTGACTATTATACCAAGAATGCTGATGGAGAGATAACCGATCCATTACAGGGTGATGGAACTCCCTGGGGATGGAGCGATGTGGCGGATCTGAACTACGACAATGCAGAGATGCGCGAGGCTATGATACAGTCTATGATGTATTGGTTGAAAGAAGAGGGCATAGATGGATTCCGCTGTGATGTAGCTGCTACGGTACCCACTTGGTTTTGGAAGGAGGCAATAGGCAGGCTAAGGGCAGAGAAACCGATATTCATGCTTGCTGAGGCTTGGGAGCCTGAACTGATGGAAGGCGATCTTTTTGATATGGGATATGGCTGGGACGGTCATCATTTGATGAACGATATTGCCAAGGAGCATAAGAATGCCTGGGATTGGAATAACTATATGAACGATCGTTTTGTGAAATATGGGGATGACGACATACTGATGAATTTCCTAACCAACCACGACGAGAATTCATGGAATGGGACTATATCGGAGAGAATGGGCAATAACCGCGAGACTTTTCTGGCATTAGCCTATAGTATGCCCGGAATGCCCCTGATCTACAGCGGCCAGGAATACGATCTGGATCATCGTTTAAAGTTCTTCGAGAAGGATTCCATTCCGAAGACCAAGGGTAAAATGTGGCCGCTTATGGCCAAATTGGCGAAACTCAAGCAAACTGAGAAGGCATTGGATGGCGGAAAGCAGCGAGCTGGCTACCAACGGGTAGATACTTCAGAAGGTGACCACATCCTGGCATTTCGTAGAACACAAGATGAAGCTGAGCTGATCTATGTGGCAAATATGCGCTCGGAAGCGACTAATTTCACCTTGGATCTAAATGGAAATTATACAGATTACATGAGCGGAGAATCCTTGACGATCCAGCCCGGGTCGCAGTTGGAGTTTGGTCCTTGGGAGTACAAGATCCTGAGGCGTTCAAACTGA
- the pfkA gene encoding 6-phosphofructokinase: MSNNIKRIAVMTSGGDAPGMNAAIRAVVRSCAYHGLECYGIFRGYEGMIEGDFEELGPRSVKNIINRGGTFLKSARSKEFRTAEGRLKAYQELTKAGIDAMVVIGGDGTFTGAHILYKEHGFPIVGLPGTIDNDINGTDYTIGYDTALNTVVEAIDKIRDTASSHNRLFLVEVMGRDAGDIALNAGVGAGAEEILIPEQDMGQDRLLESLKRSKKSGKTSSIVVVAEGDQIGKNILGLADYIREHLTEYEVKVTVLGHIQRGGTPSCYDRVLASRLGVGAIDALLAGEKDVMIGISHNKVVTVPFKHAIEGENEIDIELIRVADITSV; the protein is encoded by the coding sequence ATGAGTAATAACATCAAGCGAATCGCGGTAATGACCAGCGGAGGCGACGCCCCCGGAATGAATGCAGCCATACGAGCTGTGGTTCGGTCCTGTGCTTATCACGGCCTGGAATGCTACGGAATATTTCGTGGTTATGAAGGCATGATCGAAGGGGATTTCGAGGAGCTCGGCCCGCGTTCCGTCAAGAATATCATCAACCGGGGAGGGACATTTTTGAAATCTGCCCGTTCCAAAGAATTTAGAACAGCCGAAGGCCGACTCAAGGCTTATCAGGAGTTGACCAAGGCGGGTATAGATGCCATGGTGGTCATTGGAGGTGATGGTACCTTTACCGGAGCCCACATTTTGTACAAGGAACACGGTTTCCCGATCGTCGGACTGCCGGGTACCATAGATAACGACATTAACGGAACAGATTACACCATTGGTTACGATACAGCGCTCAATACAGTGGTCGAAGCCATTGACAAGATCCGGGATACGGCCAGTTCTCATAACCGACTTTTCTTAGTGGAGGTCATGGGGCGTGATGCCGGTGATATTGCGCTTAACGCCGGAGTAGGTGCCGGAGCTGAAGAAATTCTCATACCCGAACAGGATATGGGTCAGGACCGACTTTTGGAGTCCTTGAAAAGAAGTAAAAAGTCCGGCAAGACTTCCAGTATCGTGGTGGTTGCCGAAGGCGATCAGATCGGGAAGAACATTCTAGGTTTGGCGGACTATATCCGAGAACATCTTACTGAATACGAGGTGAAGGTCACTGTACTTGGTCACATTCAGCGTGGAGGAACTCCAAGCTGTTATGACCGCGTTCTGGCTTCCAGGTTAGGAGTGGGTGCGATTGACGCGCTCTTGGCTGGTGAAAAGGACGTAATGATAGGGATCTCTCACAACAAAGTAGTTACGGTTCCCTTTAAACATGCGATAGAAGGGGAGAACGAAATAGATATCGAACTAATACGAGTAGCAGATATTACATCTGTTTAA
- the gap gene encoding type I glyceraldehyde-3-phosphate dehydrogenase codes for MTKIGINGFGRIGRLAFRIATKREDVEIVGINDLLNVDHLAYMLKYDSVHGKFDGTVEVVGGNLVVNGKTVRVTAERNPADLKWDAIGAEIVMDCTGIFTNLEGAGAHIEAGAKKVVISAPSKDAPMFVMGVNHHEVKPEDTIVSNASCTTNCLAPMAKVIHDNLGIVEGLMTTVHAATSTQYTVDSPSKKNYRIGRSALNNIIPTSTGAAVAVTKVIPALVGKLTGMAFRVPTADVSVVDLTVRTEKSATYEEVKQLFKEAAAGAYAGVIDYVEDAVVSQDFVSDANTCNFDANAGIALNDNFFKLVAWYDNEYGYSAKLIDLAAHVATV; via the coding sequence ATGACAAAAATTGGAATTAACGGCTTTGGCCGAATTGGAAGACTAGCGTTCAGAATTGCCACGAAACGCGAGGATGTGGAAATTGTTGGGATCAATGACCTACTCAATGTAGATCACCTGGCCTACATGCTTAAATATGACTCTGTTCATGGCAAATTTGATGGTACCGTCGAGGTAGTAGGAGGAAATTTGGTGGTCAATGGAAAGACAGTACGAGTAACCGCAGAGCGCAATCCTGCCGATCTAAAATGGGATGCCATTGGAGCTGAAATCGTGATGGACTGTACGGGAATCTTCACCAATTTAGAAGGTGCCGGAGCTCATATCGAGGCCGGTGCGAAGAAAGTAGTGATCTCTGCCCCATCCAAGGATGCACCAATGTTCGTTATGGGGGTTAACCATCACGAAGTAAAGCCAGAAGATACCATTGTTTCTAACGCATCATGTACAACCAACTGCCTAGCACCTATGGCCAAGGTGATCCATGATAACCTGGGTATAGTAGAAGGCCTGATGACTACAGTACATGCCGCTACTTCTACGCAATACACCGTAGATAGCCCTTCCAAGAAGAATTATCGCATCGGGCGAAGTGCACTGAACAATATTATACCCACTTCAACAGGTGCAGCTGTAGCTGTGACCAAAGTGATCCCGGCCCTGGTAGGGAAATTGACCGGGATGGCCTTTAGAGTACCAACGGCTGATGTTTCCGTTGTGGACCTTACAGTTCGCACCGAGAAGTCAGCAACTTACGAAGAGGTCAAACAACTCTTTAAAGAAGCGGCTGCAGGAGCCTATGCAGGAGTCATCGATTATGTAGAAGATGCTGTTGTTTCTCAAGATTTTGTTAGCGACGCCAACACCTGTAATTTTGACGCCAATGCCGGTATAGCCCTTAATGACAATTTCTTTAAATTAGTGGCCTGGTATGACAACGAATACGGGTACTCTGCCAAATTGATCGACCTGGCAGCCCACGTCGCAACCGTATAA
- a CDS encoding N-acetylglucosamine kinase: MTIIADGGSTKCDWILLDSEGNLVLKTRTRGLNPAVVPQEELYVRIKENSELPALFETATMVDFYGAGAGTETPQKILAGVLSDLFKNAEVNVMEDMAAAVYAATTEPGIVCILGTGSNSCYYDGENIHTPIASLGFSLMDEASGNYFGKRLIRDYFYRRMPIQIASEFEKRFDLDPDVIKMNLYQRPNPNTYLASFAEFIFTAEEVNGYFYTLIREGMVRFIEYRIMCYKEAQSVPIHFIGSIAHFSVDIIRDCMKRYQLDLGNVIRRPIDGLIDYYKEHKLN; the protein is encoded by the coding sequence ATGACTATTATCGCCGATGGCGGATCCACAAAATGCGATTGGATTTTGTTGGATTCCGAAGGAAACCTGGTACTGAAGACTCGTACCCGGGGACTGAATCCTGCCGTAGTTCCCCAGGAGGAACTATATGTTCGTATAAAAGAGAATTCTGAGTTGCCGGCCTTGTTTGAAACTGCCACCATGGTGGATTTCTACGGGGCAGGAGCTGGTACAGAAACACCTCAGAAGATACTTGCTGGCGTCCTTTCCGATCTCTTTAAAAATGCGGAGGTCAATGTGATGGAGGACATGGCTGCCGCTGTTTACGCAGCCACCACAGAGCCCGGAATCGTCTGTATCCTGGGAACCGGCTCCAATAGTTGCTATTACGACGGAGAGAACATTCATACACCCATCGCTTCGCTTGGCTTCAGCTTAATGGATGAAGCCAGTGGGAACTACTTTGGGAAGCGACTGATCAGGGATTATTTTTATCGGCGCATGCCCATTCAGATCGCAAGCGAATTTGAAAAACGCTTCGATCTCGACCCGGATGTGATCAAGATGAATCTTTACCAACGTCCTAATCCGAATACCTACCTGGCCTCTTTTGCCGAATTCATCTTTACGGCAGAGGAAGTAAATGGTTATTTCTATACACTAATTCGGGAGGGAATGGTTCGCTTTATCGAATATCGTATCATGTGTTATAAGGAGGCGCAGAGCGTTCCAATTCACTTTATCGGTTCGATTGCCCACTTCTCTGTCGACATTATCCGCGATTGTATGAAACGTTATCAGTTGGATCTGGGTAATGTCATTAGAAGGCCTATCGATGGCTTGATCGATTATTATAAAGAGCATAAACTAAACTAA
- the pgi gene encoding glucose-6-phosphate isomerase — protein MVLPSVNPTQTQAWKKLEHIRRERNFQLQDLFREDPGRAEHMHIAWEDIYLDYSKNLLDQEVIDLLMQLADEVGLRQAIDLQFAGEPINETEGRAVWHTALRNMSSLPPEVKATLSQIKRFTDSVVDGNWKGHTGKSISHVVNIGIGGSDLGPDMVVEALRYYRNHLDVRFVSNVDGDHVMETIKDLDPETTLFIIVSKTFTTQETLTNARTIRQWFLSQASEGDIAKHFVAVSTNLEAVADFGILPENTFPMWDWVGGRFSLWSAVGLSIACAVGFENFKELLMGAHRMDEHFKASEFKQNVPVMLALISVWYNNFYGAETEAIVPYSQYLSKLVAYLQQGIMESNGKGVDRNGEPIDYQTGTIIWGSTGTNAQHAFFQLIHQGTKLIPTDFIAFAKSLHGKQDHQNKLLANCFAQTEALMEGTWGSKVENNFKQFTGNRPTNTLLIDELTPAGLGELIACYEHKLFVQGIVWNIFSYDQWGVELGKKLAKGTLSAIEDPTLGGKNSSTQGLLERFRSKG, from the coding sequence ATGGTACTACCATCGGTCAACCCAACACAGACTCAGGCTTGGAAAAAGCTTGAGCACATTCGGCGCGAACGGAATTTCCAATTACAGGACCTGTTTCGGGAAGATCCTGGAAGGGCAGAGCATATGCATATCGCCTGGGAGGATATTTACCTGGACTATTCCAAGAATCTCCTGGACCAGGAGGTGATCGACTTGCTGATGCAGTTGGCCGACGAAGTAGGATTACGGCAGGCCATCGATCTGCAGTTTGCCGGTGAGCCTATTAACGAGACCGAGGGCAGGGCTGTTTGGCATACCGCCTTACGGAACATGAGTAGCCTTCCTCCGGAGGTCAAAGCTACCCTTAGCCAGATCAAGCGTTTTACGGATTCCGTCGTTGATGGAAATTGGAAAGGGCATACGGGGAAAAGCATAAGCCATGTGGTCAATATTGGGATAGGTGGAAGTGACCTGGGACCGGATATGGTGGTAGAAGCCCTGCGATATTATCGCAATCACCTGGATGTTCGCTTTGTTTCCAATGTAGATGGGGACCATGTGATGGAAACAATCAAAGACCTGGACCCGGAAACCACCCTCTTTATCATCGTTTCGAAAACCTTCACTACCCAGGAGACCCTGACCAATGCCAGAACGATTAGGCAGTGGTTCCTGAGTCAGGCGAGCGAAGGAGATATAGCCAAGCATTTTGTAGCGGTTTCCACCAATTTGGAGGCTGTTGCAGACTTTGGCATACTGCCTGAAAATACCTTTCCGATGTGGGATTGGGTGGGTGGACGCTTTTCGCTTTGGAGTGCGGTAGGCTTGTCCATTGCCTGTGCCGTAGGATTTGAGAATTTCAAAGAATTGTTGATGGGTGCACATCGCATGGATGAGCATTTCAAAGCTTCTGAGTTCAAACAGAATGTCCCTGTCATGTTAGCCTTGATCTCGGTTTGGTACAATAACTTTTATGGTGCCGAGACGGAGGCGATTGTTCCTTACTCCCAATACTTGTCTAAACTGGTTGCCTATCTGCAACAGGGTATAATGGAATCCAATGGTAAAGGAGTTGACCGAAATGGCGAACCGATCGATTATCAAACCGGAACTATAATTTGGGGAAGTACCGGGACAAATGCACAACACGCCTTCTTTCAGTTGATCCACCAGGGAACCAAACTGATCCCAACGGATTTTATCGCCTTCGCCAAATCTCTGCACGGTAAGCAGGACCATCAAAATAAGCTATTGGCCAATTGCTTTGCCCAGACCGAGGCCCTGATGGAGGGGACCTGGGGTAGTAAGGTGGAGAATAATTTCAAGCAATTCACCGGTAACAGACCGACCAACACCCTTTTAATTGACGAATTAACTCCCGCAGGTTTAGGAGAACTGATCGCTTGCTATGAGCATAAACTTTTTGTTCAAGGAATCGTTTGGAATATTTTTAGCTACGACCAGTGGGGAGTAGAGTTGGGAAAGAAACTAGCCAAGGGCACACTTTCTGCCATTGAAGACCCTACATTAGGCGGTAAGAACAGTTCTACTCAGGGACTTTTAGAACGCTTTAGGAGTAAGGGATAA
- a CDS encoding sensor histidine kinase — protein MDDQIFGGESSFLTPIVLSLGIIIFLAVGIVLFFFFSRKKIIQAQLDKAEVEIKAQRDLLKATLVTQEEERKRIAQDLHDAISSKLNVVSLNANLLRESGMPEDEVVHVGEKIAQVTAGVLESSRQIAHDLLPPTLVKFGLEAALEELTEEMTHGASFQLETDLDYQSGLLSPEEELHLFRIVQECLNNTFKYAEATQIDLNLRGFEKIVSLNYRDNGKGFDWEEKQRSSRGLGLSGIQNRVELLEGDLDIKSDLGKGFELTIKIDRS, from the coding sequence ATGGATGACCAAATATTCGGGGGCGAGAGCTCTTTCCTTACGCCGATAGTCCTTTCTTTAGGGATTATCATTTTCCTTGCAGTTGGAATTGTCCTTTTCTTCTTTTTCTCAAGAAAGAAGATCATTCAGGCCCAGTTGGATAAGGCCGAAGTGGAGATCAAGGCTCAAAGGGACCTGCTTAAGGCGACCCTGGTCACCCAGGAGGAAGAACGAAAGAGGATTGCACAGGATCTGCACGATGCCATCAGTTCTAAACTGAATGTGGTTTCATTAAATGCCAATTTGCTCAGGGAAAGTGGTATGCCCGAGGATGAGGTTGTTCATGTAGGCGAGAAGATCGCACAGGTAACTGCTGGTGTCCTTGAAAGTTCGCGCCAGATCGCCCATGATCTCTTGCCGCCCACCTTGGTTAAGTTTGGCCTGGAAGCTGCCTTGGAAGAATTGACTGAGGAAATGACTCATGGAGCAAGTTTTCAATTGGAAACGGATTTAGACTATCAATCAGGACTGCTTAGTCCTGAAGAAGAACTGCATTTGTTTCGGATCGTGCAGGAATGCCTGAATAACACCTTCAAGTATGCCGAAGCTACTCAGATAGACCTTAATCTAAGGGGTTTCGAAAAGATAGTATCTTTGAACTACCGCGATAATGGTAAGGGGTTTGACTGGGAGGAGAAGCAAAGATCTTCCCGTGGTTTGGGATTGAGCGGAATTCAGAACCGGGTTGAATTACTGGAAGGTGATCTGGATATAAAATCTGACCTGGGCAAAGGATTTGAACTAACTATAAAAATCGATCGATCTTGA